Proteins encoded in a region of the Novibacillus thermophilus genome:
- a CDS encoding alpha-ketoacid dehydrogenase subunit beta, which yields MRTITYREAVREAIREEMNRDPNVYMMGEDIGVYGGAFGVSRGLLEEFGPERIRDTPISEAAIVGAAAGSAVTGMRPIAELQFSDFITIGMDQLVNQAAKMRYMFGGKAKVPMVVRTPSGGGTGAAAQHSQSLEAWVAHVPGLKVVQPSTAYDVKGLLKAAVRDDNPVVFYEHKLLYNTKGRVPEEDYVIPLGKADVKREGRDVTVVATAMMVHKALKAAETLEKEGISVEVVDPRTLVPLDKETIVQSVIKTGRCVVVHEAVKRGGYGGEIVSTIVESEAFDYLDAPIQRVAGREVPMPFSTHLEQYVIPSEDNIVAAIRDVMV from the coding sequence ATGCGAACCATCACTTATCGCGAAGCAGTGCGCGAAGCGATCCGAGAGGAAATGAACCGGGACCCGAACGTCTACATGATGGGTGAAGACATCGGGGTATACGGCGGAGCTTTCGGGGTCTCCCGCGGCTTGTTGGAGGAGTTCGGCCCGGAACGCATTCGCGACACCCCGATTTCGGAAGCGGCAATCGTAGGGGCTGCTGCTGGATCGGCTGTCACCGGGATGCGCCCGATAGCCGAACTGCAGTTTTCCGACTTTATCACCATCGGCATGGACCAGCTCGTCAACCAAGCGGCAAAAATGCGCTACATGTTTGGCGGAAAAGCAAAAGTTCCGATGGTGGTCCGTACACCGTCCGGCGGCGGGACCGGTGCCGCTGCACAACACTCCCAAAGCTTGGAGGCCTGGGTGGCACACGTTCCCGGACTGAAGGTGGTGCAACCGTCCACCGCTTACGATGTCAAAGGTCTGCTTAAAGCGGCGGTTCGCGATGACAACCCCGTCGTCTTTTATGAACACAAACTGCTGTACAATACGAAAGGCCGCGTGCCGGAAGAAGATTACGTCATCCCGCTGGGCAAGGCAGACGTCAAGCGCGAAGGACGCGATGTGACCGTTGTCGCGACAGCGATGATGGTGCACAAAGCGTTAAAAGCAGCTGAAACTTTGGAAAAAGAAGGGATTTCAGTGGAAGTTGTCGACCCGCGCACCCTCGTTCCGCTGGACAAGGAGACGATCGTGCAATCGGTGATCAAAACCGGCCGGTGCGTCGTCGTCCACGAAGCGGTAAAACGCGGGGGGTACGGCGGAGAAATTGTCAGCACCATCGTCGAGAGCGAAGCGTTCGACTATTTGGATGCGCCGATTCAACGCGTGGCCGGCCGGGAAGTCCCGATGCCTTTCAGCACGCACTTAGAGCAGTACGTGATCCCCAGTGAAGATAACATCGTAGCCGCGATACGAGACGTGATGGTGTGA
- a CDS encoding dihydrolipoamide acetyltransferase family protein: MAEELLMPKLGMTMEEGILTEWFKQEGDEVEQGDPIFEVMTDKINIEVEAPKAGVLLKKLADEGETVPVNQVVGYIGKAGENVPDSVPSPPSAHSRPRATEEHEAVEPQTTAPDQTGQTEGDGKELTKKNGLVRATPSARRLARIHHIDLQTILGTGPRGRIQARDVEEAAQRKRQGIVGDTAPGDSETPVVRGDKVPLPETSDDRGGSAHYEEVPLKGVRKVIADRMVQSVRQAPHVTLHRWVAMDAALQFKQEWEEAVRDESGYKWSVNDLLVLAAARALRRHPEMNACVEDDAVRRYRDVNIGVAVQTDDGLMVPVLRRADQLRIGELVRQFREIVTKARRRSLTGEEMSGGTFTISNLGGYGIEMFTPIINQPQVAILGVGKIVTQPEWKDRQWVPVQQMPLSLSFDHRVVDGAPAAQFLQTVAHYLEEPGKLFI, encoded by the coding sequence ATGGCAGAAGAGCTGTTAATGCCGAAACTCGGTATGACGATGGAAGAAGGCATTTTGACGGAGTGGTTCAAGCAGGAAGGTGACGAAGTCGAGCAAGGAGATCCGATATTTGAGGTCATGACCGATAAAATTAACATTGAGGTGGAAGCGCCAAAGGCCGGGGTGCTGTTAAAAAAGCTGGCCGACGAAGGAGAGACGGTGCCGGTGAACCAGGTTGTCGGTTACATCGGCAAAGCGGGAGAAAACGTTCCCGATTCGGTACCGTCCCCGCCTTCAGCTCATAGCAGACCGCGTGCAACGGAAGAACATGAGGCCGTTGAGCCGCAAACGACGGCACCTGACCAAACGGGGCAAACGGAGGGGGACGGAAAAGAACTAACCAAAAAGAACGGCCTTGTCCGGGCGACGCCGTCGGCGAGGCGGCTGGCGCGTATCCACCACATCGACTTGCAGACCATCCTCGGAACGGGACCGCGCGGCCGTATTCAAGCCCGCGACGTCGAGGAAGCGGCACAGCGAAAACGACAAGGGATCGTAGGGGACACGGCTCCCGGGGATTCCGAAACGCCTGTCGTCCGCGGCGACAAAGTGCCGTTGCCGGAAACCTCTGACGACCGGGGGGGTTCCGCGCATTACGAAGAAGTGCCGTTAAAAGGGGTTCGCAAAGTGATCGCGGACCGGATGGTACAGAGCGTTCGTCAAGCCCCGCACGTGACGTTGCACCGTTGGGTGGCGATGGACGCAGCCCTTCAATTCAAACAGGAGTGGGAGGAGGCGGTTCGGGATGAGTCGGGATACAAATGGTCGGTCAACGACCTCCTCGTCCTGGCCGCTGCCCGGGCGTTAAGGCGTCACCCGGAGATGAACGCTTGCGTAGAAGACGACGCGGTCCGCCGGTACCGCGATGTGAACATCGGCGTTGCGGTCCAGACCGACGACGGTCTGATGGTCCCCGTACTGCGCCGTGCGGACCAGTTGAGGATCGGCGAACTCGTCAGACAGTTCCGGGAAATAGTGACAAAAGCCCGCCGCCGATCGTTGACGGGGGAAGAGATGTCAGGGGGGACGTTTACAATTAGCAACCTCGGCGGCTACGGCATCGAGATGTTTACCCCGATTATTAACCAGCCGCAGGTTGCCATTCTCGGTGTGGGGAAAATCGTGACGCAGCCGGAATGGAAGGATCGTCAATGGGTGCCGGTGCAACAAATGCCCCTTAGCCTTTCGTTCGACCACCGCGTCGTGGACGGGGCTCCTGCGGCCCAGTTTTTGCAGACTGTGGCCCACTATTTAGAAGAACCGGGCAAACTGTTCATCTGA
- the moaA gene encoding GTP 3',8-cyclase MoaA translates to MSRATVTDTFNRPLQDLRISVTDRCNFRCTYCMPQEIFGPDYPFLARDELLRYEEITRIARLFASLGVRKLRITGGEPLMRRELYRLIAQLKTIDGIEDIAMTTNGSLLPREAQRLKAAGLQRVTVSLDSLDDETFGRMNGRGVKVETVLNGIEAARAAGLTVKINMLVKRGTNDGEIVSMARFFQGTGHIVRFIEYMDVGNTNGWRWDDVVTKKEILARLQAAFPLEPVEANYYGEVASRYRNKETGDEIGIISSISDTFCSSCTRARLSADGHLYTCLFASEGTNLRDPLRSGATDEELLAIIRRTWQTRTDRYSAERSAAPQPHQHKKKIEMSYIGG, encoded by the coding sequence ATGAGCCGTGCGACCGTAACGGACACATTCAACCGCCCGCTCCAAGATCTGCGCATCTCCGTCACCGACCGCTGCAATTTCCGCTGTACCTACTGCATGCCACAGGAAATATTCGGGCCCGATTACCCGTTTTTAGCCCGGGACGAACTGCTCCGCTATGAAGAAATTACACGGATCGCCCGACTGTTTGCCTCTCTCGGCGTGCGGAAACTGCGCATCACGGGCGGCGAGCCCCTCATGCGGCGAGAACTGTACCGCCTCATTGCTCAACTGAAGACGATCGACGGGATAGAGGACATCGCGATGACGACGAACGGCAGTCTGCTGCCGCGGGAAGCCCAACGCCTGAAAGCGGCCGGTCTACAGCGGGTAACCGTCAGCCTGGACTCCCTCGACGACGAAACGTTCGGACGGATGAACGGAAGAGGAGTGAAAGTGGAGACGGTTCTGAACGGCATCGAGGCCGCCCGAGCAGCCGGTTTAACAGTCAAAATCAACATGCTCGTCAAACGGGGGACGAATGACGGCGAAATCGTCAGCATGGCCAGGTTCTTCCAGGGAACGGGTCACATTGTCCGCTTTATTGAATACATGGACGTCGGCAACACCAACGGTTGGAGGTGGGACGACGTCGTGACAAAAAAAGAAATACTGGCGCGCTTGCAAGCAGCATTCCCTCTAGAACCCGTAGAAGCGAATTACTACGGAGAGGTCGCTTCCCGCTACCGCAACAAGGAGACGGGGGATGAAATTGGCATCATTTCGTCCATATCCGACACGTTTTGCTCCTCGTGTACGCGGGCGAGACTGTCGGCCGACGGGCACCTCTACACGTGCCTGTTCGCCTCAGAAGGCACGAATTTGCGCGACCCCCTCCGCAGCGGGGCAACGGATGAAGAACTGTTGGCCATTATCCGCCGCACCTGGCAAACCCGCACCGACCGCTATTCGGCGGAGCGGTCAGCCGCACCGCAACCTCACCAGCACAAGAAAAAGATCGAGATGTCCTACATCGGAGGGTAG
- a CDS encoding sigma-54 interaction domain-containing protein, with the protein MEKNEQFADDTSLSRRGDKLSPFMKTNSTRTLRSLEQHEQTVWECPKAQNVLRLSRRIARTDASVLIQGETGTGKEVVARAIHRASGRNGPFVPVNCGAIPESLVAAELFGYEKGAFTGASPRGHRGKFIVADRGTLFLDEIGEMPYASQVALLRALEDKRITPVGSNRPTSVDVRIIAATNRNLVRDVNERRFRADLYYRLCEIELTLPPLREREDLFPLSAHFLQTIAHELGVESLTLEEKAKARMKEYEWPGNIRELRHTLRQAAYQALFGRQSTTIRTQDLRFSAQHTKQPTLSYDEESFLERQIVKTGGNLSQTAKNAGIGRTTLYRKLNRYPRLKEVLDHVKGRRASTSHT; encoded by the coding sequence ATGGAAAAGAATGAACAGTTCGCCGACGATACATCCCTTTCACGTCGAGGAGACAAGCTTTCACCCTTTATGAAAACGAATTCAACAAGAACGCTGCGCTCTTTGGAGCAGCACGAGCAAACCGTCTGGGAATGCCCGAAAGCGCAAAACGTCTTGCGCCTCTCCCGCCGTATCGCCCGGACGGACGCATCCGTCCTCATTCAGGGAGAGACCGGAACCGGCAAGGAAGTTGTCGCCCGGGCCATTCACCGGGCAAGCGGCCGGAACGGACCATTCGTTCCAGTCAACTGCGGGGCGATTCCCGAATCGTTGGTCGCCGCTGAACTGTTCGGTTACGAAAAAGGCGCGTTCACTGGAGCCAGCCCGAGGGGGCACCGCGGCAAATTCATCGTGGCTGACAGAGGAACGCTCTTCCTGGACGAAATCGGCGAAATGCCCTACGCCTCACAAGTCGCCCTTTTGCGCGCGCTGGAAGACAAACGGATCACGCCCGTCGGCTCCAACAGGCCGACATCCGTCGACGTGCGCATCATTGCCGCCACCAACCGCAATCTCGTCCGCGACGTGAACGAGCGCCGCTTCCGTGCGGACCTGTACTACCGCCTGTGCGAGATCGAACTAACCCTCCCGCCCCTCCGGGAACGGGAAGACCTGTTCCCCCTGTCTGCACACTTTTTGCAGACGATCGCCCACGAACTGGGCGTCGAATCGCTGACACTGGAAGAAAAAGCGAAAGCCCGCATGAAAGAGTACGAATGGCCGGGCAACATCCGTGAACTCCGTCACACGCTGCGTCAAGCGGCTTACCAGGCCCTCTTCGGGCGCCAATCGACAACAATCCGCACCCAAGACCTTCGCTTCTCAGCACAACACACGAAACAACCGACGCTGTCTTACGACGAGGAATCCTTTCTCGAACGGCAAATTGTCAAAACCGGCGGAAACTTGTCCCAAACGGCGAAAAACGCCGGTATCGGAAGAACGACGCTGTACCGCAAACTCAACCGTTACCCCCGGCTGAAAGAAGTTCTGGACCATGTGAAAGGAAGGCGTGCATCCACTTCCCACACGTGA
- a CDS encoding CoxG family protein — translation MDIDIQREVVKTLHIHYQHEFPLQREQVWDHLQNEDVLRKSLPGCRKFERVSEDTYDAELGLNIGPVKGTFTGQVRLSDQTRPESYRLVLKGKGKPGELNADARITLEENSGETVVSCAADVQVTGVLASVGQRVMGSVAKLILGQFFKAVASQIRQSA, via the coding sequence ATGGACATTGACATACAGCGGGAGGTGGTGAAGACATTGCACATTCATTACCAACACGAATTTCCACTGCAGAGAGAACAGGTGTGGGACCATTTGCAGAATGAGGACGTGCTCAGGAAATCGCTGCCTGGGTGCCGCAAATTTGAACGGGTCAGTGAAGATACGTACGATGCTGAACTCGGGCTCAACATCGGTCCCGTGAAGGGGACGTTTACCGGCCAGGTCCGCCTGTCCGACCAAACCCGCCCCGAATCTTATCGTCTCGTACTCAAAGGAAAGGGAAAACCGGGGGAATTGAACGCTGACGCTCGCATCACGTTAGAAGAGAACAGTGGAGAAACGGTGGTGTCGTGTGCGGCTGACGTCCAAGTGACAGGCGTGTTGGCGTCAGTCGGTCAGCGCGTGATGGGAAGTGTGGCCAAGCTCATCTTGGGACAATTTTTCAAGGCAGTGGCGTCTCAAATACGACAGTCTGCTTAA
- a CDS encoding (2Fe-2S)-binding protein produces the protein MEKPTVQISVTVNGVRMQAQVEPRTLLVHALRDHFDLTGTHIGCDTSQCGACTVLLNGEAVKSCTVLAVQADGCEVTTVEGLGDVDDLHPVQEGFWEKHGLQCGFCTPGVMMTAVDLLKHNPRPSEAEIRQGLEGVICRCTGYENIVRAIQYAADKMADGEREKQPVTAGDVKEGD, from the coding sequence TTGGAAAAACCGACGGTTCAGATCAGTGTGACGGTGAACGGAGTGAGGATGCAAGCACAGGTCGAGCCGCGTACACTGCTCGTACACGCGTTGCGGGATCACTTTGATCTCACGGGCACTCACATCGGCTGTGACACGAGTCAGTGCGGGGCGTGCACAGTTTTGTTGAACGGAGAGGCCGTCAAGTCGTGTACTGTCCTGGCCGTACAGGCAGACGGCTGTGAGGTGACGACCGTTGAAGGGCTCGGAGACGTGGACGACTTGCATCCGGTACAAGAGGGATTTTGGGAAAAACACGGGCTGCAGTGCGGCTTTTGTACACCCGGCGTCATGATGACCGCCGTCGATTTGCTGAAACACAATCCTCGTCCCAGTGAAGCAGAGATTCGCCAAGGGCTGGAAGGGGTCATTTGCCGCTGCACCGGGTACGAAAACATTGTACGGGCGATTCAGTATGCTGCGGACAAGATGGCCGATGGCGAAAGGGAGAAACAACCCGTTACCGCTGGTGATGTAAAGGAGGGAGACTGA
- a CDS encoding xanthine dehydrogenase family protein molybdopterin-binding subunit, which yields MANIFGTPLKRREDPRLVTGNGSFTDDIRFSNALYAVMLRSPHAHAHIKSIDASKAKQADGVVAVYTGRDVQGKMEPIPTAWLPPDSNIQTPAHPALAVDKVRYVGDAVAMVIAEDRYAARDALDLIEVEYEPLPVVVDQEKAMADTAPLLHEDVPNNLAYHWRAGEVADDVFEKAEVVVRQRFRQQRLIPNPMEMRAAAARYNPASGEMTIWCTSQNPHIHRFILSGVLGIPESKLQIVATDVGGGFGSKIAVYPDEALVGFAARELRRPVKWTEDRSEHFTVTSHGRDVILDVELAGKRDGTLEALKIKNIANMGAYLSTAAPGVETILFGLITPGPYKIRQAQVDTYGVFTNTTPTDAYRGAGRPEATYLIERMVDLFAEEIGMDPVEIRRRNLIEKDEFPYDNALGLQYDSGDYKGALDKVLNMLDYDKFREEQERARQQGKYLGVGFSTYVEICGLGPSKVAGAVGFQGGLWESATVRVHPTGKVSVFTGTSPHGQGEETTFAQIVADKFGIQAEDIEVIHGDTNRISMGWGTYGSRTTPVGGTAIAIAADRVLEKAKKIAAHALEVAEEDLDFRDGAFQVKGVPDKAMSFADVSLQASVAWNLPEGMEPSLEAQAFYDPDNFVYPFGAHACVVEIDSETGEIEIKRYLAVDDPGPVINPMVAEGQVHGGIVQGIGQALWEGAVYDGQGQLLSGTFMDYAMPKARFFPKFETAFTETPSPVNPLGVKGIGETGTIAATPAVVNAVIDALKPFGVKELEMPLTPEKIWNVLKRGRVAQ from the coding sequence ATGGCGAACATCTTCGGCACTCCGTTGAAACGGAGGGAGGACCCCCGTCTCGTTACAGGAAACGGCAGCTTCACTGACGACATTCGGTTCAGCAACGCGTTGTACGCTGTGATGCTTCGCAGTCCCCACGCCCACGCGCACATTAAATCCATTGACGCGTCCAAAGCGAAACAAGCCGACGGCGTTGTCGCCGTCTACACGGGACGAGATGTGCAAGGGAAAATGGAACCGATCCCGACGGCGTGGCTCCCGCCGGACTCGAACATACAGACACCGGCCCACCCTGCCCTCGCAGTGGACAAAGTGCGCTATGTCGGGGATGCCGTGGCGATGGTGATCGCGGAAGACCGCTATGCGGCGAGAGACGCACTCGATCTGATCGAAGTGGAGTACGAACCGCTGCCGGTCGTCGTCGATCAGGAGAAGGCGATGGCCGACACAGCTCCCCTATTGCACGAGGACGTGCCGAACAACCTGGCGTACCACTGGCGTGCGGGCGAAGTGGCAGATGACGTGTTCGAGAAGGCGGAAGTCGTCGTGCGACAACGTTTCCGCCAGCAGCGGCTCATTCCGAATCCGATGGAAATGCGTGCCGCCGCTGCGCGTTACAATCCGGCGAGCGGCGAGATGACGATCTGGTGCACCTCGCAAAACCCGCACATCCACCGCTTTATTTTGTCCGGGGTGCTCGGGATACCGGAATCGAAGCTGCAGATTGTCGCCACGGACGTCGGGGGCGGATTTGGCAGTAAGATCGCCGTCTATCCGGACGAAGCGCTCGTCGGCTTTGCTGCACGCGAACTGCGCCGTCCCGTGAAGTGGACGGAAGATCGCAGTGAACACTTCACTGTCACGTCCCACGGCAGAGATGTCATTTTAGACGTGGAACTGGCCGGGAAGCGCGACGGCACGTTGGAAGCGCTCAAAATAAAGAACATCGCCAACATGGGCGCGTACTTGTCCACGGCGGCACCCGGCGTGGAGACCATTTTGTTCGGGTTGATCACTCCGGGACCGTACAAAATCCGGCAGGCACAGGTCGACACGTACGGTGTGTTTACGAACACGACGCCGACGGACGCTTACCGCGGGGCGGGGCGCCCGGAAGCGACGTATCTCATTGAGCGCATGGTGGACCTTTTTGCCGAGGAGATCGGGATGGACCCGGTGGAGATCAGGCGCCGCAATTTAATCGAAAAAGACGAATTCCCGTATGACAACGCCCTCGGGTTACAGTACGACAGCGGGGATTACAAAGGCGCATTGGACAAAGTGCTCAACATGCTCGATTACGACAAGTTCCGGGAAGAACAAGAGCGGGCACGGCAGCAGGGCAAGTACCTCGGCGTCGGCTTTTCCACGTACGTCGAAATTTGCGGCCTTGGACCGTCAAAGGTGGCAGGGGCCGTCGGGTTCCAGGGGGGACTGTGGGAAAGTGCGACCGTCCGCGTCCACCCGACAGGGAAAGTGTCCGTCTTCACGGGGACTTCTCCCCACGGCCAGGGCGAGGAAACGACGTTTGCCCAAATCGTGGCTGACAAGTTCGGCATCCAGGCGGAAGATATCGAGGTGATTCACGGGGACACGAACCGCATCTCCATGGGCTGGGGGACGTACGGCTCCAGGACGACGCCCGTCGGGGGGACCGCCATTGCCATCGCCGCAGACCGGGTGCTGGAAAAGGCGAAAAAGATTGCCGCCCACGCCTTGGAAGTGGCGGAAGAGGATCTCGACTTTCGCGATGGGGCCTTCCAGGTAAAAGGCGTACCGGACAAAGCGATGTCGTTTGCCGATGTCTCGTTGCAGGCGTCTGTGGCGTGGAACTTGCCGGAGGGCATGGAGCCGTCGCTGGAAGCCCAGGCGTTTTACGACCCTGACAACTTCGTGTACCCTTTCGGCGCCCACGCGTGCGTCGTGGAGATTGACAGTGAGACGGGCGAAATCGAGATCAAGCGCTATTTGGCTGTGGACGACCCCGGGCCGGTCATCAACCCGATGGTCGCCGAAGGGCAAGTGCACGGGGGCATTGTCCAGGGAATCGGACAGGCTCTGTGGGAAGGAGCCGTATACGATGGGCAAGGTCAGCTCTTGTCCGGGACGTTCATGGACTATGCGATGCCGAAAGCGCGCTTTTTCCCGAAATTTGAAACGGCCTTCACCGAAACGCCTTCTCCCGTCAATCCCCTTGGTGTCAAAGGAATCGGTGAGACCGGCACGATCGCGGCGACACCGGCGGTCGTCAACGCTGTCATCGACGCGCTGAAGCCGTTCGGCGTCAAAGAGCTGGAGATGCCCCTCACACCGGAGAAAATATGGAACGTCCTCAAAAGAGGGAGGGTTGCACAGTGA
- a CDS encoding FAD binding domain-containing protein, whose protein sequence is MIASAFEYTRARSVDEAIRLLAESGGEAKVLAGGHSLLPLMKMRLTTVDKLIDIGRIPELKGMRQKGDRLEIGALTTHAEVAKDPLVQRTLPALAEAAAQIGDIQVRNRGTVGGNIAHADPASDLPALAVAFDAKINARGEDGDERFSADEFFIGPLITAIPENSILTSVSFAIPPTGAKSTYLKYPHPATGYAVVGVAAAVSQSDDGTVDYARIGVAGVGDVAFRAEQVEQALIGNVPTEALIQTAAAKAAEGVELGSDLFASEEYRRHLCVVYTERALKKLLL, encoded by the coding sequence GTGATTGCCAGCGCTTTTGAGTACACGCGGGCCCGTTCGGTAGACGAGGCGATACGACTGCTTGCCGAAAGCGGCGGAGAAGCCAAAGTGCTCGCCGGAGGGCACAGTTTGTTGCCTTTGATGAAAATGCGCCTGACGACAGTCGACAAGTTGATTGATATCGGCCGTATCCCGGAATTGAAAGGGATGCGGCAGAAGGGAGATCGCCTTGAAATCGGCGCCTTGACGACCCACGCTGAAGTGGCCAAAGATCCACTCGTACAGCGGACTTTGCCCGCGCTAGCTGAAGCGGCGGCACAGATCGGCGACATCCAAGTCCGCAACCGCGGCACCGTCGGCGGCAACATTGCCCACGCCGATCCGGCTTCCGACCTCCCTGCCCTCGCCGTCGCCTTTGACGCAAAGATCAACGCGAGAGGAGAGGACGGAGACGAACGTTTCTCAGCAGACGAGTTTTTCATCGGCCCGTTAATAACGGCCATTCCTGAAAACAGCATTTTAACGTCTGTCTCGTTCGCCATCCCTCCGACAGGTGCTAAAAGCACGTACTTAAAATATCCGCACCCGGCGACGGGATATGCTGTTGTCGGCGTTGCCGCCGCCGTCAGCCAGTCAGACGACGGAACCGTCGACTATGCCAGAATCGGGGTAGCCGGTGTCGGTGACGTCGCCTTTCGTGCCGAACAGGTGGAGCAGGCACTCATCGGAAACGTGCCGACGGAAGCGCTCATTCAAACGGCCGCCGCAAAAGCGGCGGAAGGCGTGGAACTGGGCAGTGACTTGTTCGCCTCGGAAGAGTACCGCCGCCACCTGTGTGTTGTCTATACAGAGCGGGCGCTTAAAAAGCTTTTGTTGTGA
- a CDS encoding AAA family ATPase, whose protein sequence is MQSIQEAFRKQGYIADRATAITLHLVMELEKPLLVEGPAGVGKTELAKVLATVLRTKLIRLQCYEGLDANTALYEWNYAKQMLHIRLSEQSAIQAPDIFSEAFLLRRPLLDALLEDERPPVLLIDEIDRADEAFEAFLLEILGEFQVTIPEFGTVRAKHKPYVILTSNRTRDLSDALRRRCLYEWIDYPDVQKEKDILSAKVPGIDERLAERVVRAVNKLRKLPLNKPPGVAESLDWARALMALDPGEEREDGIVRTLGCVAKDRDDWKLIEEKRDILQEIT, encoded by the coding sequence ATGCAATCCATACAAGAAGCTTTTCGGAAACAAGGGTATATTGCGGATCGTGCGACAGCCATCACCTTGCATCTCGTCATGGAACTGGAAAAGCCGCTCCTCGTCGAAGGACCGGCCGGGGTCGGAAAAACCGAACTGGCGAAAGTGCTCGCAACCGTATTGCGCACCAAGCTGATTCGCCTGCAGTGTTACGAAGGGTTGGACGCTAACACGGCGCTGTACGAATGGAACTACGCGAAACAAATGCTGCACATACGTTTGAGCGAACAGTCGGCTATACAGGCGCCAGACATTTTCAGTGAGGCGTTTTTATTGCGGCGTCCCCTCCTCGACGCCCTGCTGGAAGATGAACGGCCGCCCGTCTTACTCATTGATGAGATCGACCGGGCCGACGAGGCCTTTGAGGCGTTTTTGCTGGAAATACTGGGTGAGTTCCAAGTGACGATTCCTGAATTTGGCACCGTTCGGGCAAAACATAAACCTTACGTCATCTTGACGTCCAACCGCACCCGTGATTTGAGCGACGCGTTGCGCCGCCGCTGTCTGTATGAGTGGATCGACTATCCCGATGTACAAAAAGAGAAAGACATCCTCAGCGCGAAAGTGCCGGGGATCGACGAACGTTTGGCGGAGCGCGTCGTCCGCGCCGTGAACAAGCTGCGCAAGTTGCCGCTAAACAAACCGCCGGGGGTCGCGGAAAGCCTCGACTGGGCACGGGCGCTCATGGCCCTTGATCCGGGCGAAGAGAGGGAGGACGGCATTGTAAGGACGCTCGGCTGTGTCGCCAAAGATCGCGACGACTGGAAACTGATCGAAGAAAAACGGGACATTTTGCAGGAGATCACGTGA
- a CDS encoding vWA domain-containing protein: MQREETACKVSECLIRFVHDLRRKGFSVTPAETAEVFRALDVLDLSDETEVRVGLRAVLCSTREEYDAFDALFAAFFREGRGRPNGGQSRARRQGKDREENLLDREGENGSTKDGAKVEGSERHAAASIRPQNSTGSEKRSFLQALRQSQAEGAERTTVRVPDEQFTHVWQAARHVVKQMRLMTGRRLTPRPKGHRIDLRRTMRRSLSTGGLPVDPARSGYKKQTVRFVLVCDGSRSMAPYAGVFLQFSFALSRLIPHTELYVFSTEVRRVTPALKAVRLPQMPSLAELGAEWGGGTRIGDALARVMRDVGFRLSPVDTVAVVFSDGLDSGDPDRLRRAMRALKRRVHCVVWLNPLAAVPGYEPKARGMQAALPYIDVFAAADDATSFNQLAQRLRKGDSG; the protein is encoded by the coding sequence ATGCAGAGAGAGGAAACCGCCTGCAAGGTGTCAGAATGTCTCATCCGTTTTGTTCACGACTTGCGGCGAAAAGGTTTTTCCGTCACTCCGGCGGAAACTGCGGAAGTCTTCCGCGCCCTGGATGTCCTCGATTTGTCCGACGAAACGGAAGTGCGTGTCGGTTTGCGGGCGGTGCTCTGTTCGACGCGGGAAGAGTACGATGCCTTCGATGCGCTGTTTGCCGCGTTCTTCCGGGAAGGGAGAGGGAGGCCGAATGGCGGTCAATCGCGTGCCCGTCGGCAAGGGAAAGACCGGGAAGAGAATCTCCTTGATCGGGAAGGGGAAAATGGATCAACGAAAGACGGGGCAAAAGTGGAAGGAAGCGAAAGACACGCTGCTGCTTCGATACGTCCGCAAAACTCGACCGGGTCGGAAAAACGCTCCTTTTTACAGGCGTTGCGACAGAGTCAAGCCGAGGGAGCCGAAAGGACGACGGTCCGCGTTCCGGATGAACAGTTCACGCATGTGTGGCAAGCCGCCCGTCACGTCGTCAAACAGATGCGTCTCATGACCGGAAGGCGCCTCACCCCGAGGCCGAAGGGACACCGGATTGACTTGCGCAGAACGATGCGGCGCAGTCTCAGTACCGGAGGGCTCCCCGTCGATCCTGCCAGGTCCGGTTACAAGAAGCAAACGGTGCGCTTCGTGCTCGTGTGTGACGGCAGCCGATCGATGGCGCCGTACGCGGGAGTGTTTCTGCAGTTTTCGTTTGCTTTGTCCCGCTTGATCCCGCATACGGAACTGTACGTCTTCTCGACAGAGGTGCGACGGGTCACACCGGCACTGAAGGCCGTCCGCCTGCCGCAAATGCCGTCCCTCGCGGAACTCGGCGCAGAATGGGGCGGCGGGACGCGAATCGGCGACGCCCTTGCCCGGGTGATGCGCGATGTCGGTTTCCGGCTCTCGCCAGTGGACACAGTCGCTGTCGTATTCAGTGACGGTCTGGACAGCGGAGACCCGGACAGGCTCAGGCGGGCGATGCGTGCCCTTAAACGGCGGGTCCATTGTGTCGTTTGGCTGAATCCGCTGGCGGCTGTCCCCGGATACGAGCCGAAAGCGCGGGGGATGCAAGCGGCGCTACCTTATATTGATGTCTTTGCTGCGGCAGACGATGCGACGTCTTTCAATCAACTTGCTCAACGTTTGAGGAAGGGGGATTCCGGTTGA